Proteins from a single region of Gossypium arboreum isolate Shixiya-1 chromosome 1, ASM2569848v2, whole genome shotgun sequence:
- the LOC108459357 gene encoding SUMO-activating enzyme subunit 1B-1-like translates to MDGEELTEQETALYDRQIRVWGADAQRRLSKSHILVCGMKGTVAEFCKNIVLAGVGSVTLVDDRIVTDESLSANFLILPHENHYNGKTLAEVCCDSLKEFNHMVHVAVETGDISTFGVEFFEKFDAVIISCCSLGKKKLINQKCRKLSKRVAFYTVECRGSCGEMFVDLLDYKYSKKKLEETIECQIEYPSFEEAISVPWRALPRRVSKLYFAMRVIEQFEDVEGRNPGETTIADLPGVLKLRKELCETNSLDESQIPDALLERLLTDTREFPPVCAIIGGILGQEVIKAISGKGDPLKNFFFFDAMDGKGLIEDISGPSTRS, encoded by the exons ATGGATGGGGAGGAGTTGACAGAGCAGGAGACTGCTCTTTATGATAGGCAAATTAGGGTTTGGGGTGCTGATGCTCAAAGAag ACTAAGCAAATCTCACATTCTAGTCTGTGGAATGAAAGGAACTGTTGCTGAG TTTTGCAAGAACATTGTACTGGCAGGAGTTGGTAGTGTGACATTGGTGGATGATCGGATCGTTACCGATGAGTCTTTATCTGCGAATTTTTTGATATTGCCTCATGAAAATCACTACAACGGAAAAACTCTGGCCGAGGTTTGCTGTGATTCTTTGAAAGAATTCAACCACATGGTTCATGTTGCTGTGGAAACAG GCGATATATCAACATTTGGTGTCGAGTTCTTTGAAAAGTTTGATGCTGTGATCATCAGTTGTTGCTCTCTTGGAAAAAAG AAATTGATCAATCAAAAGTGTCGGAAATTATCAAAGCGTGTAGCATTTTATACAGTTGAGTGTAGAGGCTCATGTGGTGAAATGTTCGTCGATTTACTGGACTATAAATATTCAAAG AAAAAGCTCGAGGAAACCATTGAATGCCAGATAGAATACCCGAGCTTTGAG GAAGCCATTTCGGTACCTTGGAGAGCACTTCCGAGAAGAGTGTCAAAGCTTTACTTTGCTATGAGAG TGATAGAGCAATTTGAAGATGTTGAAGGTCGTAATCCCGGAGAAACCACCATTGCTGATCTTCCAGGTgttttgaagctcagaaaggaACTTTGTGAAACAAAT TCACTGGACGAGTCTCAAATACCCGATGCACTTCTAGAAAGACTTCTAACAGATACAAGGGAGTTCCCTCCAGTTTGTGCCATCATTGGAGGAATACTTGGACAG GAGGTGATCAAAGCAATATCAGGCAAAGGGGATCCACTCAAGAATTTCTTCTTCTTTGATGCCATGGATGGGAAGGGCTTGATAGAGGATATATCAGGGCCCAGCACTAGAAGCTGA